In Mytilus edulis chromosome 8, xbMytEdul2.2, whole genome shotgun sequence, the genomic window GACATATTTGCAAAGCAATTACTTCGACAAAAGTGTAGTAAATGTGAAATATTGTTGCTTACGTCGTTTGTGTTGACGTGCCGGTGGTGATCCATTCTTTTTATCTGGTAACTGAGGCTTTTTTAATTAAGCCATAAAAACGCAAAAGACCGTAAACCAGTATATTTCCGAAAACTATACAAGAAGTACTTTTGTCCCggaataaattatttattatgtttaGGTTACCTTTACAATACATTATTTATGATGTATTGTATGccttaaatacaaaaaataaaaacaataaaaaacaacaaaaacaaaaaaaacaaaaaaaaaaaaaaaaacagtaaaatatcgtTTCCGATCTCGGCCTCTTCAAGGATTTATAGTTATAGACTGTACAAATCCTTGGCCTCTTGTAGAGTGTGCTTAAActaatttcttttataaaactaCTATCAAAGaatttatcaataatttaaaacattgtaaaagatCTAAAATATATGAAGATAGTGGAATCAACTATTTTTTGGGATGTTAAAAATTCTTTTGATGTTGACAGTTTTCACTTTTTAAAACTCTTTACTCTACACTTCCATACaatcttatcaaacaaaagttttcttaTTTAATTGAATGGTCGTTTGTTAAATCTGAATGTAAATATAATTGCTGCAACGTATCTAAAGCCGTCTTCTCTTACGATGTAggtaaatatagatatatttacTCAGGAGAtatgatgagatgattgaagatgttcattttctccttgataatattgaTGTACATACGTTTTGACAACAAAGTATATCCGGCGACAGGTATgaacgtcaagttggttacttattccttattccttattcgttacttattccctattccctattcgttacttattcactATCagccctattcgttacctattcgttacgaAGTTATTCCCTATCagccctattcgttacctatccgttacttattccctattccctttTCTTTACTTACTGGCATCACAATCCAAAACGAAAAGGAAAGTTAATAATAGGGAACGGAAAATCGTTCTTTTTTATGTAGATTTTAATGTGGAGTATCCCgtataaaactgaaatatctaaatctaggaaaaaAGAACAGTTAGTTCACATTTGATTTATCTAAAGTGATAAATTTCGGCAGTATATTTAGaaatttcttgattatttaacgtaAAAGTATCatcaaaacagtaaatattgttgaatttatcaattaaatgcaatttaggTTGGTCTTTATTGATATTGGTCAgaaactgtgattcataacagtacaaaaaatCTGCTATCGAatagggaataaggaataagtaacgaatagggaataggaaataagtaacgaatagggaatagggaactGTTACTTTGATACTAACTTACGGTCgtggtgtttatatatcacaacaCGTTCACTTTGCCCGTGTCTCACTCTGTCACAGTGTGAAGTTTTTGATTTTCGTGAAGGTAATctatatgtattactggtaaattataagtcagggatttcgatcgttaccacaaattactcaTTGACAAACTCCTTATTAAATTCTTCCGACATAGATATAGAaagtttggttttgaaatttgattgtacctgtagaaaacttatttcaaacgggatagcacatcctcatttttacgaaAATGTTGTTTATCGTGCCCGGAAATggttcattccctctattcccactttttataaatctggtaagaaaaggtaaaatttcatgtgggaatagaaggaaaacttgtgaaaacaaaggattatactgtacaaacattttttaatcaactgttaattgaccagtgttttttttgtattagaacaggtaataagttatttttgcatctgtatgaattctgttttttttttaaacaaaataaataatgaagtaaagttaacagttttcacccattattttatatctttgattattggtccaagtaattatgttttaaagtatacttttattccacatcttaagccaacaggaatcaccaaaagcattaaattatcgtttatttaaagttactttggagtttgagaaatatttattttggatgaatggcagatatccttatttcttaaatttggaactttgaacatgaaatctccaatagaaactggaagatggcaaaacatagaaagagaaaacagatgccattggtgatgaataccattacatttttaattgttcagctttcgataattgtagaaaacaatgtattgcattttacaatagaaatagaacaaacacattgaagttttatgacttaATGAATTCCCCAAAATGTACAGAACTGAACGAACTTTGTAAACTTATAaaggagatcaataacaaattgaacttttctgggtgaacaattgtgaatgcctctatctactttcgtacattatatatttatgtaattgtattgaaatatgtaaaattatctctatacctttctgttatttggtttgtgagaataaagatttatatatatataagattatacttggttataatattatttatatcatgatttattagtaaagcagacaattttttaaagttacaaattcaaaaatttaaaaataaatctgactccaatctatttatcataatttttctctatttttaagtatttatttgatgaaaaaagaaacatattacaaataaacaaggtattatacctaaacagtgtaccaaatatgttatgctttatAAAAAGtacaggtaaatcttaggtgaaattctaattaaccctgattgttataaaaacaaattatttatgaaaacatctattgttatttgcaagtgggaatagaaggaatagtatttttaaaaagtgggaataggaggaagacacccCGGAAATTTAGTAACTATCCTgttaaacttatcgatcctttaaataaacttgttCTAATTCTATgattaccaattcaacactgctATTAGATTGTTTTGATACCTGTAACTTGACATTGCACAAGTCAATGTTtatctctgactgtttatgacgtccatgccaagaaatcctcgcttaATATTCCGGTTGACCCcctacggcagtcattagtagctaaagatttgatttcaatctgaaattaatttatgaccttcatgtacgtgtcgcttagaacacagccatataccaaatggtcaatattaatcatccatgtaatttgctctatggggtgtttgcagaatttcaacggaggcaatttcttggcatgtttacactaaatccattggatgtcgGAAGTTGAATGTGATTTTTATGATTGATAGTTTAGTTTTAAATACATGATTTTGTCATTAGATGAGATTCCGCTGAAAGTTTAACTCCCCcgtattctgtatgtatgtgtcttttcgaaaccaggagcctgtaattcagcatcttcgctagccaagggttacgatccactcccgtgaagaggagtggatcgtaacccttggctagcgaagatggtaattcagtggttgccgtttgttgctatgttacattatttgttttttttttgttttttttttgttactcaGCCTTAATGTTCTATTTGAATTGTTATACGTTTGTCATTtcgttttatttttgtattttatagatgactatgcgatATTGGcatcgctcattgttgaaggccgtatgttgaCTAGTAGTCcttaatttctgtcatttggtctcttgttgagaattGACTTATTGGCATCATACCCCTTGTGTTAAATCTCTAACAGCTGGGACAAATTGAAACCAACTTGACAAAAACTTACTTTCGAATATATTAAGTTAAAAAACATATTTCCTATGATCATGTCTATACAAAACCAACATGAAcgacatgactaaaaatagaacagtcgGGGTGAAATGAAAGTGTTTTCTAATATCTTGGAAAACTGCTGTAATTATAGAAAATCTGACGGAGGTATAAATGTTTATAGAATGTTGAAATTAATCAACTGTCAATTTAAACCAAAAGTTAAGTGACTCCatataatagtttttaccctgAACTGAAAATGTTTACTATGTTTTGTATTCTATcatatatgaaaaacaagaagatgtggtatgattgccaatgctactaattaatataaaaactttatAGACGTAGATGTAAGCATGTAAGTATAGCATTGACGCGATGTAACAACGAGTCAAGTATAGGTCACATCATGACCTTTAAAAGGTATACGGAATAAACTGTTACAATGTTATAGTGTTAATTTAGAATGATGAGGATGATATATGAGACTCTCATACCGACGAATTTATGCATATCAATAACGACAAGAAGTATGAGAGGCACAGACCAATGCACtttaatatattgtatatatgaaAACGTCTGTGTGACAAACATCAATTATAATATGCTATTTGCATATATTTTAAGTTTTCGTATTACTTCAACCAACACCGCCATAGTGCACACAGTGTGTACTTAATGTGACTAGCATACACTTGAGCGGTTTAGCTAGCtgttaaaccaggtttaatccagcaTTATCTACATcagaacatgcctgtaccaagttaggaatatgacagttgttaacttATCAATTGTTTGATGTGTcttagcttttgattttaccatttggtgtggaactttccgttttgaattttcctcggagttacacatttttgttattttactttttgcatgtCTTCATTGACATTGTACTTCGACCATGTCTCAATTTTGTTAtagatatgttttattcattttatcacaaatatttctgaAAGAGACAAAAACTTAACGTGATTccatttattcattatttatttttaaatgcaatttttgaAACAAACACAAAGACTAGATTAGTTGGGTATCGTTGCACCATATAGTTGGCTTCTAGTATTCTTAGTCTGATTGGATTCGCCATCCTGCCAAAACAATGTCGCCATAATTATTACTTGCATTGCACAACTCCTCTGTTCATTAATGGCCCTTCTTTAAATAAAAACAGTGCTGGCCAAACGACATAGTCTACTTTATCACCATCTTTAGTGTACGGTTTGAAGGTAGTCTTGTCTACATTTATTATATCACAGTCAAATTGTAAATACATTTCTGGCATCTTTATCCTCATGTAAAAACACATGTCAACACACCGCTTTATATAGATAGTACATACTGATAAACTACTCTCTTTAAATTTTACTAAGAGCACCTAGAAAAGGAAAagctatatatatttatcatatacttagcattgatatgatagcttttgcatatgtgtaatgaccGGAAGTACACAAAAGCCATAATTTTCCACccaggctgataacccatatcaggggcgTCTCGTGCAAAAACCCATAACAGTGCTTTTCGTGCAAGTTATTTCCGGTGTTTCTGGtgttgattgtttactttttcattgtgacgtcagattttttttatgacgacgtcaaaatttacgggaacttttgtggggatagtctagtacttgctaacaaatgccattgacaattaagaataattttatagtacaacaaacatggagtaataatgatcataaaactcttccaaattttcaatgtttcaaaatgcctcatTAGGAAATGTACCTATACATATGTATGGAGGTACTGGTGCTGTTGTTGGACaatatagtatatttgattcataattcaacttctttataaagtttttgactgttttagttattgcatttgtttatttgccttacataaaactattgtcggaagtatgaTAAAGCGATAAATACATGTcattttccatatcagcctgggtatcatccctcgacccatatcagcacctcgacgccgtctcgggctgatatgggggtctcgggatgataccaaggctgatatggaaaaggccatttattaatctctatatatctAATTTTGAAATGTCATTGTAGAATGTGTTTGAATTATATAACATTATTCTTGGCTTTCATATATTCCCCTAGTAGCGCATGCGTTCCGGATGTATATATATTCAGAAATGTGCAATGGACGCACGAaaattataaagtgttgttttcatttttgtaaattacCATAAAACTcgttagcatttttttttgtcgCAACGACGACAGATGTAATGTCAGGAAAAACGGATTACTATCTTTTGACTTGGCAGTCGTTTATTTCATCTCTTAAACAAAATTTctaattataaaaagtaaattacaccgtgtgatttttttttaatgcgcTTTACACCACTTTTTTCTTACTTCAAGCCAACTGAGGATTATTTTACCTTTTCGATTTCTGTTTGCAGATGTTGAATGACAGAAGACGATATGGAAACTACAAACTCTAAAATCCGACTATGAGGACATTGCTGGAAGTACAAATAAACTTCTAAAGTAATGCAAGAAAAATAGCAGAAAATATATTATAGTGCTAAAATTTAAGTTCTTGGTCAATATACGAGTTTACATTAACTGTAATATTATTGCAAACCATGCAAacttaaacatgataaataagtcAAATTTCTCGAATAcagtttttaaaagataaaatgaaaaaatTTCTATGGTGGGGTTCACAATTTATCTTTTTCCAAATAACAGTAAAAGGACTGAATtgaatacaaacatttttttcttcttctcaatatacatgttcaaaatcgaaaaatttgtaaatatacatTAGAAACCGTAAAATGTTAACAACGTAAAAACATGTACTTAATGttatctttatttcattgtttgttaaTTGACACAAACAAGGTAATACGTGTACATTTGTAAATCATTATCTAATAGTTATAGTAGGccgaatacaaaataaaacacttgttaAACATACCTGGTTGCCAACAAACCATTCCTGTATGTGACTAGAGAATTTACCAACCTGGTCTAATGTTTCTTCATATATAACCTGAAATGTTTAAATCAAGATAATTTTGCTTCTAATAGTTTGAGCGTCTGCGTTATATGTTGAAATCATTTGTTCAAAcaacaatttgaaaataatattaagaCAAATTGTGACTCAAAGAACTCTTTTTAGTGTCTGACGTTCATTATCAAGTTTTGACTTCTTCCACATCTAATGCTTATGGCTGATATCAAACAACGTCCGTGCCTCTTCGGAATATTCATTGGAATAAGTTATATCAAGttcattttgtaatttgtttgatCTCATTTTCGCTTGCCAAGATGACGACACTGTCACCTGTCCTTTACTTCACAAGGGTGAGAATCTTATTGTACTCTCATTAAAAGCAAAAATTGGTTTTATTCTACATTCTGCCTATTGTACTATGTTTCAAGTTTCATCTCCAGCATGTATTCTGCGctgaaataaatacaataaaacataaaactggATAAAATAAATACTGATGCCCTGAAAGGACAAGTTTCATTTTATCCCAACCTTAGTGAGTTAGTGGTACCTTCAACAGATTAAAAAGGATATCAACTGCGCTTTGTTCGTCTAGATTCTCATCTTGCGACTGCAGACCAGTAAAAGCCTCCAGCCATTCGTTGTCATATATATCACTAAGCATTTCAGATAACTTCTGTGGTCTGTTTGGatcatttaaatttgttatttgggGATTGTTATCCTGTAACTGCTTCCCCATCAATTCACTCAGTCTGAAATATATATGGacgttatatttttatatgaattatgaaATAGCAATTATAACCTCAAAGGAAACGTTGCTCTTGCTTTTTCTACAAATACTTGTACACTCAAGTAGTTTATCATCTTACAGGATCtttgacgttttttttttgttttttttttattaattcataaggttaatctttgaaaaatatttcagaaattcTACAGCGGTTTAGATTGTTcatgataaactcatcataaataccagaaatAAGATTGTGAACGTCAGACGCGTGTTTCAGCTACCAAAGACTGATCAGTGAGGCTCGAATCAAAAAGTTGACAAGGCCAAATAAAATCCGCAATTGAAGAGCTTTGAGCCATGCTAGTATATTCTAGAGAGTTATTAAATTCTTAGCAGTGACAGAATTGCCAGGTTGTAGAAATTGAGCTGAACTAAACACCCCAGACAATACTTCAAGTCTAGTTATAATCTCAAACTCAGCTGGAAGAAAACTCACCGTAATGCTAGATCGTTCTTTTCTTCATAACACTTTATAAGATCTCTTTTACATCCGTCTAACTCTGTTTTCAAACTGAAAAACGTTAGTATCTTACAAGTTGTATAAACATATATAAGGAAATACACTGAACGATTGGAACTAGTGTTTTATGAACACCACATTATTAACACCTAAAGTAGTCGGTGCTTCGACATTGGTATTGGCTTTGCCATGTAACTGATAAGTTATTGGTTGATAAATGATTGAGACTAAGCTTCTCTGACAAGGCTGAGATTGTGAAATTACATTCGGTTAACACACTAACGGTTTGTACATCTATGGCTTATACATAACACTCCGGCTGGTCGTTCCGAAGGAAGTTAATCTCAAAAAGAGTGTAAAttgaacaaatttttatttttattcttccatgTGAAACCCAGAAATATGCGCATagttacaacacattttgtaatATCATTTTGACatggctcggtacttgtacatcctgccatagtgttattgtgctattatggtaaatgtttatatcattttgacatggctcggtacttgtacatcctgccATAGTGTTATTGTGCAATTATggtaaatgtttatatcattttgacatggctcggtacttgtacatcctgccatagtgttattgtgctattatGGTAAATGCTTATATCATTTTGACatggctcggtacttgtacatcctgctatagtgttattgtgctattatggtaaatgttttgtattcttttcttacatttttgcttatgtgctttgtctatatgccatttttatttttgttgttgacgtatttgtttatttatatagtgattaagattataacacaattttaacGCTAttcccctattttgacatttttacctattatgtctgtttgttttgttcacagtcatattgttgttaatataacggaattttaAATGACTGCCATACCAGTGAGAGTTTAACTATCgttaaaatcaggtttaatccaccattttctgtgTACGGAAAATTTgtatcaaatcaggaatatgacagttgttttccattcgtttcatatgcttgagattttgattttgccatattaAAGGTAACTTTGCGTTTTAAAATTTCCTTGACGTtcggcatttttgttattttcctatTAAAATAAAGGCTTTTACCTATCCAGATACTGAAAAAATAACCGAGTAACAGTATCATAATGCTCTAACAGCCAAAGTAGTTTATGCAATGATGCGTCAAGAATTTTGAATAAAGCTTTACAACAGTTTGAAATAATGCCATATGAAATCTATAGAAGAATCAAGAATGCACAATGATAAAGAGTTTTTGTTATCATAATGATCATATCGCGTTtgcaagtcaagaatatggcagcttgttttccattcgttgtatatgtttgagattttgaatttgccattttttaagtaactttgcgttttgaattttccttgaagttcgttattttgttattttcctaTTTAATAAGGGTTCTTACCTAACCAGTTTCACTTGCGTATCTTCATGTTGAACTTGTTTGTCTGCTCCTTGATCTTTTGCTTGACCTTTTGATGTCTTGCTTAAATAAAAGTCTAAATGGTGtgaaatttcttttcaaaataacaatgatACAAATGTTAAAGAATcgagaaaacaaaatattatcgTTTAATAACAAATGTTAATTAGATTTTCTAATGATTTTGATattcaaaaactgttaaaacagTTTAGAAAAAAACGAAAGTGAAAGATTGTGTAGAGATGGGTATTTGAGGAAAGAGCAAACACGTTACAATTATGTGTGATCATGACATATATTGTATGGTCTATTTCTATGGATTGCAACTTCCTAAAAAACTGAGGTTCCTATCTTGTGAAATGAATTTAAATCCAGATTGATGAATTTTCAAAGAAATAGTACACACATATGTAAGTTGTGAATCTTTAATCATGAAACTGTTTTTGTTCCCTTTTTTAACCTTCCTTTACTGCTTTTGGACATTTGTTTTGCACATCATGTAGTATGAAAACATGCTTCATGAcgtaatgtattttttttcattttttttttaaataacacgaTATCAACTACATGTTTACATTTCGGAAAGTAAAATATTATTGTACATCTTCACATAGCAATGGCCTGGAATTTGAGTGGATCTATCtattgtatttaatatttttaatcaatTAGTGCTTCATTTAAAAGGGAGTCGAAATATGTCCATCCAAGAGACatccaaactcataagtcaaaaacaaactgacagcgccatgacaaaaaaaaaacgaaaaaattaCGAAAGGCACATTcgacagtatacaaaacacaacacataAAAGTCACGGACAATATTGATCATAAGTGGTTTAAGCTGTGTTGTTTAAGCTCTTTGGgaaatttcaagttttaattttcaaatttcaatcctttgagcatttttattttgaaaacactgGTCACAAACACGAACATAATTCTGAAGAATACATTATTGATTAACACGCCTCCACACCTTATTTATAAtagatttttatagtttgaaCCTGACAAGGACAACAAGTTTTAATCTGTTTCAATACATGAGCAAGTTTAAAACCAGAAAATATCGCAGTGTCATTTGAAATAGGAAAATAAAAAGTTAAGCACCAGTATGATTGTTGAGTAACTACTTTGGTCTCACTGACCGAAACGTTTAATTCTGTTCaggtttttttaatgaataatctGAAAGAATATCAACACAGAGACAGAAACAATAGACACACTTGTTTGCTAGCAAATTGTATTGAAAAGGATTTACCTCCATCTCGAAGTCGATCTGACGTTACTTGTGTTGTTATTATTggcttttttcttctttttgctgAAAGGCATAGTGTAATTATTCGAAAATACTCAAATTCTAGAGAGTAATTACAAAGTATTCAATGTACCTTCTAAGTAGATTTTCGTTTTATTTTCggttgttttatatacatttcgTTTTGTAAAGTAAGCTTGATATAAACAGCCTTAAGTTTCCTCCAAGCTCATCAATAAATAATTTGTAAGTACTTTATACGAATTTGTCAAATCCAACTGCTGGGGCAACAGAAAGAAGTTTTGTTTTTTCCGATTCATAGAAACGCCTTGAcacaaaatgattaaaaatggGTAATCATATTTCACATTATAGTATAAGttaattaaaattgatatatgCAGCAACGTtcaactaaataaaaataagtgttCGTTTGTCATGTTCTCATCACCCGTAATAACACTTTCTCAATCCCGTTCTACATGTTCTATTGTACTAG contains:
- the LOC139485400 gene encoding uncharacterized protein, which encodes MSLNRFILMGRRKTYNVAECSNYKRQVNPEEDVEYTYWCCFPFCKKKKKANNNNTSNVRSTSRWSKTSKGQAKDQGADKQVQHEDTQVKLVSLKTELDGCKRDLIKCYEEKNDLALRLSELMGKQLQDNNPQITNLNDPNRPQKLSEMLSDIYDNEWLEAFTGLQSQDENLDEQSAVDILFNLLKVIYEETLDQVGKFSSHIQEWFVGNQQCPHSRILEFVVSISSSVIQHLQTEIEKVLLVKFKESSLSVCTIYIKRCVDMCFYMRIKMPEMYLQFDCDIINVDKTTFKPYTKDGDKVDYVVWPALFLFKEGPLMNRGVVQCK